A genome region from Acinetobacter lwoffii includes the following:
- a CDS encoding GacS-like sensor histidine kinase — protein MSTINKKLFKRLHLNHAYGQLIALIFVPITILACVGAMLVLTETSNAARAQQKQMAIAILTRFQGTSEYALDILNLYPWQYDQAHNAMQNMLNEKHLVRAAVLDENGKNRLGIGFQEQAPWPEFEKSGNFIGPILHQDNHIYAIKVNENTFSTGWLAIELDNQPLAIARYRVLIVLIATGLLTLLLLLLCLNFYSRRWIAPMYEIRMQLQRLNADTLGQHMVINSTGELRLLQRDIANVVKRLHFSFLELREHTEQTEDDLRRTLDTLEVQNITYRQARDQAISANQAKSVFLANISHELRTPLNSIDGFIHLLLRQGNLSNEQSLYLQTIRKSSAHLLALINDVLDFSKIDAGKLELETAPFDLEEAIFDVMDMLSPLAAQKHIDMAFYYADGVPKHIIGDALRFKQILTNLISNAIKFTPDGEIIVRARMEHDGMDQCVLHFSVQDSGIGLSGTDRKKLFESFSQGDTSVTRQFGGTGLGLAISKQLVSLMHGQIGFEDNQERAPTEKGSTFWFTAQFLVDEDTVIEHPDFSELTVVSYLAHPATANVLRHYLENYQVKHIECASILDLFSRLNHLQNSENTWLIVDHSGDSEVLLREIRSRYQGHLAVYGYQMQLDPSMLNDHRARALHQPLSRSALIQLLGNQPVFDQEQHEEFNGQGLHILAVDDHLPNLIVLEALLGELNVTTTKALSGQEAIDIIQRRYEQEQPAFDLVFMDIQMPVMSGIDTTRAIRSLESTFENHSRLPIIALTAHALSDEKHKLLQNGMDDYVTKPIQIEQIIQILTHWTTEHFKRIPVLERANVIDALDPNILDWQQSLQLAANKEDLAVDLLRMLVDSFADELDEMQQLIELEDFPQLEHVLHRLYGATRYVGAPTLQKVTGGFEQFVSTLRKERRKADESFVQDVLKYFDELKAVVEQVEQAAQQILKQHLN, from the coding sequence ATGTCAACGATCAACAAAAAGCTGTTTAAACGCCTACACTTAAATCATGCCTATGGACAGCTGATTGCGCTGATTTTTGTGCCGATTACCATTTTGGCCTGTGTCGGTGCCATGCTGGTGTTGACTGAAACCTCGAATGCCGCACGTGCCCAGCAGAAGCAGATGGCCATTGCGATTCTGACCCGCTTTCAAGGTACTTCAGAATATGCACTGGATATCTTGAACCTGTATCCATGGCAATATGACCAGGCCCACAATGCCATGCAGAACATGCTGAATGAAAAGCATCTGGTTCGGGCAGCGGTTCTGGACGAAAATGGCAAGAACCGTTTGGGCATCGGTTTTCAGGAACAGGCACCTTGGCCAGAATTTGAGAAAAGCGGCAATTTTATTGGCCCGATTCTGCATCAAGATAATCATATCTATGCCATTAAAGTGAATGAAAACACTTTTTCTACCGGCTGGCTGGCGATCGAACTGGATAACCAGCCGCTAGCAATTGCCCGTTACCGAGTACTGATCGTACTGATTGCGACCGGATTACTGACCTTATTATTGTTATTACTTTGCTTGAATTTCTACTCACGGCGCTGGATCGCCCCAATGTATGAGATTCGCATGCAATTGCAACGCCTGAATGCCGATACCCTCGGCCAGCATATGGTGATTAACAGCACCGGCGAGCTGCGTTTATTGCAACGTGATATCGCCAATGTGGTGAAGCGTTTGCATTTCAGCTTTCTGGAACTGCGTGAACATACCGAACAGACCGAAGACGATTTACGCCGCACCCTCGACACTTTAGAAGTCCAGAATATTACCTATCGTCAGGCACGCGACCAGGCGATCTCGGCCAACCAGGCCAAGTCGGTGTTTCTGGCCAATATTTCCCATGAATTGCGCACCCCGCTGAACAGTATTGATGGTTTTATTCATCTGTTGTTACGTCAGGGCAATCTCAGCAACGAGCAGAGCCTGTATTTGCAGACCATTCGTAAGTCTTCGGCGCATTTGCTGGCACTGATCAATGATGTTCTGGATTTTTCCAAAATTGATGCCGGCAAACTGGAACTGGAAACGGCACCTTTTGATCTGGAAGAAGCGATTTTTGATGTGATGGACATGTTGTCACCTCTGGCAGCACAAAAACATATTGATATGGCCTTCTATTATGCAGATGGTGTGCCAAAACACATTATTGGTGATGCGCTACGATTTAAACAGATTCTGACCAACCTGATTTCCAATGCGATCAAATTCACTCCGGATGGAGAAATCATTGTCCGGGCACGCATGGAACATGATGGAATGGATCAGTGTGTGCTGCATTTTAGTGTACAGGATAGCGGCATTGGCCTGAGTGGTACCGACCGTAAAAAGCTGTTTGAGTCCTTCTCGCAGGGTGATACCTCGGTAACCCGTCAGTTTGGCGGTACCGGTCTTGGTCTGGCAATTTCCAAACAGCTGGTCAGCCTGATGCATGGCCAGATTGGCTTTGAAGACAATCAGGAACGTGCCCCAACCGAAAAAGGCTCGACCTTCTGGTTTACTGCCCAGTTCCTGGTCGATGAAGATACCGTGATTGAGCATCCAGATTTTAGCGAATTGACCGTGGTGTCTTATCTTGCACATCCGGCAACTGCGAATGTGCTGCGGCATTATCTGGAAAATTATCAGGTTAAACATATTGAATGTGCATCAATTCTGGATCTGTTTAGCCGTCTGAATCATTTACAGAATAGCGAAAATACCTGGCTGATCGTCGATCATAGTGGTGACAGTGAAGTCTTGTTACGCGAAATCCGTTCACGTTATCAGGGTCATCTGGCTGTCTATGGTTATCAGATGCAACTGGATCCAAGCATGCTCAATGACCATCGTGCCCGTGCCCTGCATCAGCCACTCAGCCGCAGCGCGCTGATTCAATTACTCGGCAATCAGCCGGTCTTCGATCAGGAACAGCATGAAGAATTCAATGGTCAAGGCCTGCATATTCTGGCCGTGGATGATCATTTGCCCAACCTGATTGTTCTGGAAGCCTTGCTGGGCGAACTCAATGTCACCACGACCAAAGCCCTCAGCGGACAGGAAGCGATCGATATTATTCAGCGCCGTTATGAACAGGAACAACCGGCGTTTGATCTGGTGTTTATGGACATTCAGATGCCGGTGATGTCGGGGATCGATACCACCCGTGCCATTCGCTCGCTGGAATCGACCTTTGAAAATCATAGTCGCCTGCCAATTATCGCCCTGACGGCGCATGCACTTTCTGATGAAAAACATAAACTGCTGCAAAACGGCATGGATGATTATGTCACCAAGCCGATCCAGATCGAGCAGATTATCCAAATTTTGACGCACTGGACCACCGAGCATTTTAAACGGATTCCGGTACTGGAACGTGCCAATGTGATTGATGCCCTGGATCCAAATATTCTGGACTGGCAGCAAAGCCTTCAACTGGCAGCCAATAAGGAAGATCTAGCGGTAGACCTGTTACGCATGCTGGTGGACAGCTTTGCAGATGAACTCGATGAAATGCAGCAACTGATTGAACTGGAAGATTTTCCACAACTTGAACATGTGCTGCATCGTCTTTACGGTGCAACCCGCTATGTCGGTGCCCCCACTTTACAGAAAGTTACGGGTGGCTTTGAACAGTTCGTTTCGACCTTGCGTAAAGAACGTCGTAAGGCCGATGAAAGCTTTGTTCAAGACGTGTTGAAATATTTTGATGAACTCAAAGCCGTGGTTGAACAGGTTGAACAGGCTGCCCAGCAAATTTTGAAGCAACATTTGAATTAA
- a CDS encoding proton-translocating transhydrogenase family protein, with the protein MVETITIFVLAIFVGYYVVWGVTPALHTPLMAVTNALSSIIIVGAMIQTVGLPVIGVEGSVDFQTINVVSVLGAIAVFLASINIFGGFAVTARMLEMFKPKQKKKEG; encoded by the coding sequence ATGGTTGAAACAATTACGATTTTTGTCCTTGCCATTTTCGTAGGTTACTACGTGGTGTGGGGTGTAACACCAGCATTGCATACGCCGTTGATGGCGGTCACCAATGCCTTGTCATCGATCATTATTGTCGGTGCAATGATTCAGACTGTTGGCCTGCCGGTGATTGGCGTTGAAGGTAGCGTGGATTTCCAGACCATTAACGTGGTGAGCGTACTTGGCGCGATTGCAGTATTCCTGGCGAGCATTAATATTTTCGGTGGCTTTGCCGTGACTGCTCGTATGCTGGAAATGTTTAAACCTAAGCAAAAGAAAAAAGAGGGTTAA
- a CDS encoding NAD(P)-dependent oxidoreductase has product MQLNRDTKIAFLGMGLMGTRMATRLLQAGFQVAVWNRTPAACYPLLDLGATALSLDQIANYPVILSCLADDQAVQSVFAQIEPYLVAEQVIVDFSSLSVQQTQALAAQAQAKKVIWIDSPVSGGTAGAEQGSLVIFAGGNAATIENLNPIYAVLSQRVTRMGDTGTGQATKICNQLIVAANSTLIAEAVALAGLAGVDTRLLAPALAGGFADSKPFQILAPRMATQTFEPVQWKVQTLSKDLNNAVQLAQSFDLDVPVATQALTQLHAHQAQGFAEADLATVIQQLKHS; this is encoded by the coding sequence ATGCAGTTGAATCGCGATACTAAAATTGCCTTTTTAGGTATGGGGCTGATGGGCACTCGCATGGCCACACGTCTGCTTCAAGCAGGTTTTCAGGTGGCAGTCTGGAACCGCACACCTGCGGCCTGTTATCCGCTGTTAGACTTAGGCGCGACTGCGCTGTCTTTAGACCAGATTGCCAATTATCCGGTCATTCTCAGCTGCTTGGCAGATGATCAGGCAGTGCAATCTGTTTTTGCTCAGATCGAACCGTATTTGGTTGCGGAGCAAGTGATTGTGGATTTTTCTAGTCTTTCGGTACAGCAAACTCAAGCACTTGCCGCGCAAGCACAGGCCAAGAAAGTAATCTGGATTGACTCTCCAGTTTCAGGCGGTACCGCCGGAGCTGAACAAGGCAGTCTGGTGATTTTTGCCGGTGGTAATGCCGCGACTATTGAAAATCTTAATCCGATCTATGCAGTACTTTCACAACGCGTGACCCGCATGGGTGATACGGGTACCGGTCAGGCGACTAAAATCTGTAATCAGCTGATTGTGGCTGCCAATAGCACCTTGATCGCAGAAGCGGTCGCCCTTGCTGGACTTGCCGGGGTGGATACACGTTTACTGGCGCCTGCGCTGGCGGGTGGTTTTGCCGACTCCAAGCCTTTTCAGATTCTGGCACCGCGTATGGCCACGCAAACTTTTGAACCGGTGCAATGGAAAGTACAGACCTTATCCAAGGATCTGAATAATGCCGTGCAACTGGCACAAAGCTTTGACCTGGATGTTCCGGTGGCGACTCAAGCTTTAACGCAGTTACATGCTCATCAAGCCCAAGGCTTTGCCGAAGCAGATCTGGCTACTGTAATCCAGCAACTAAAACATTCATAA
- a CDS encoding crotonase/enoyl-CoA hydratase family protein → MSLVRLEKNNGIATVTLNRPDKRNAMSFALLRELVATAQKIKKDKSIRCVILTGEAQVFSAGIDLADLNNPKNRAYAAWELIRPGQSLFQKAFLVWQELPVPVIAAMEGFCFGAGMQLALAADIRIAHPETKMSIMETRWGLVPDMGLSRSLKGLIGIDLAKELTLTARIFEGEYAKEIGLITHVDEQPLARAQALAEEMLQRSPDALMASKFVLDAMQHRPNKSLRMEKIWQLKLLLGKNSQLARKKDKNPEVQFVPRQYK, encoded by the coding sequence ATGTCACTCGTGCGCTTGGAAAAAAATAACGGCATTGCCACTGTTACACTGAATCGTCCGGATAAACGCAATGCCATGAGCTTTGCCCTGCTGCGCGAACTGGTCGCGACTGCACAAAAAATCAAAAAAGATAAAAGCATCCGATGTGTGATTTTAACGGGAGAAGCCCAGGTCTTTAGTGCCGGTATTGATCTGGCCGATTTAAATAATCCTAAAAATCGTGCTTATGCCGCATGGGAACTTATTCGTCCGGGTCAAAGCCTGTTTCAAAAAGCATTTCTGGTCTGGCAGGAATTGCCAGTCCCGGTGATTGCAGCGATGGAAGGCTTCTGTTTTGGTGCCGGCATGCAGCTTGCTCTGGCCGCAGATATCCGCATTGCCCATCCTGAGACCAAAATGTCAATTATGGAAACCCGTTGGGGACTGGTACCAGACATGGGACTCAGCCGCTCACTGAAAGGCCTGATTGGTATTGATCTGGCCAAAGAGCTGACTTTGACTGCCCGGATTTTTGAGGGCGAATATGCCAAAGAAATCGGTCTGATCACCCATGTCGATGAACAGCCATTGGCGAGAGCACAAGCCTTGGCTGAAGAAATGCTGCAACGTTCTCCAGATGCCCTGATGGCTTCTAAATTTGTACTGGATGCCATGCAGCATCGTCCGAATAAATCCCTGCGTATGGAAAAAATCTGGCAGCTGAAATTATTACTGGGTAAAAACAGTCAATTGGCCCGTAAAAAGGACAAAAACCCAGAGGTTCAGTTTGTACCGCGCCAATACAAATAA
- a CDS encoding MFS transporter — MHTPLDISQNKRLLWLMAIACGLCAGANYYCQPLISSIQQYYQVPESQVALTVTFAQISYALGLLFIVPLGDMLNKTKLIPFLMLGAAAGLFICASAVNLPMLWVGTIITGLFSVAAQILIPLATMAVKPEKTGEVVGFLMSGLLVGILLSTSIAGLLSDLFHWKMIYIVSGISMLALSFYLRGKLTSLPRLRISYTAIFKSMGILLKQEPRLVLRSLTGACAFAAMSMLFSTIALLLTQEPFQLSDVMVGLVTLVGVFGALSTQFIGKWADRGHIKTLSWIGCSILMGSWLFLYFGAVSLLSYILGYGLINLGLAITHSCNQNVIFRLRPDAKSRVNSLYMTLYFIGGACGSALGVYAWHHGGWSMTCLAGLGLALCATLFALLDQWYQARTTA; from the coding sequence ATGCACACGCCTCTCGATATTAGTCAAAATAAGCGCTTATTATGGCTGATGGCGATTGCATGCGGTTTATGTGCTGGCGCGAACTATTATTGCCAGCCACTGATTTCATCGATTCAGCAGTATTATCAGGTACCTGAATCACAAGTGGCGCTCACGGTCACTTTTGCTCAAATCTCTTATGCCTTGGGCCTGCTGTTTATTGTGCCTTTAGGTGACATGCTGAATAAAACCAAACTGATCCCCTTTCTCATGCTGGGTGCAGCAGCAGGTTTATTTATTTGTGCCAGTGCGGTAAATCTGCCAATGCTCTGGGTCGGCACTATCATTACCGGACTGTTTTCCGTGGCTGCACAGATTCTGATTCCCTTAGCCACCATGGCGGTCAAACCGGAAAAAACCGGAGAAGTGGTGGGCTTCCTGATGAGCGGATTACTGGTCGGTATTCTGCTCTCGACCAGTATTGCCGGATTACTTTCCGACCTGTTTCACTGGAAAATGATTTATATCGTCAGTGGCATAAGTATGCTGGCCTTAAGTTTTTATTTGAGAGGAAAACTAACGAGCCTGCCACGTCTGAGAATCAGCTATACAGCGATTTTTAAATCTATGGGGATATTACTCAAGCAGGAACCACGACTGGTTTTGCGTTCACTTACAGGTGCGTGTGCTTTTGCTGCCATGAGTATGTTGTTCTCCACCATCGCTCTGCTGTTGACGCAAGAACCTTTTCAGCTTTCTGATGTCATGGTCGGACTGGTCACGCTGGTCGGTGTATTTGGCGCACTTTCCACGCAGTTCATTGGCAAATGGGCCGATCGTGGCCATATCAAAACACTGAGCTGGATCGGCTGCTCTATCCTGATGGGGAGCTGGCTGTTTTTATATTTTGGTGCAGTGTCTTTGCTGAGTTATATTTTGGGTTATGGGCTGATAAATCTTGGACTCGCGATTACGCACAGCTGTAACCAGAACGTAATTTTCCGCCTGCGCCCGGATGCCAAATCACGGGTCAATTCACTCTATATGACCTTGTATTTTATTGGTGGTGCATGTGGTTCAGCCTTAGGGGTTTATGCCTGGCATCACGGTGGCTGGAGCATGACCTGTCTGGCAGGACTTGGGCTAGCTTTGTGCGCTACCTTATTCGCCCTGCTGGATCAATGGTATCAGGCCAGAACAACTGCATAA
- a CDS encoding Re/Si-specific NAD(P)(+) transhydrogenase subunit alpha has translation MQIGIPAETVVGENRVAATPETVKKLISAGHSVIIERGAGVKAAYIDSAYEQVGAKITDDAYTGSQLILKVRAPKGEEIQKLNPNTTIVAMFDPYRNTELDQFAAQNVSAFALELLPRTLSRAQNMDVLSSQANLAGYKSVLLAAAEYQRMFPMLMTAAGTVKPARVVIMGVGVAGLQAIATAKRLGAIVEATDLRPTAKDQVESLGGKWLDVPMSAEEQQKAADAAKNGYGWMPGEEYIRDQAAIVDKAVSNADIVITTALLPGRDAPRLIRAETVAKMKPGSVILDMAVESGGNVEGSKCGETVHTDNGVKILGIPNIPSTVSTEASALYARNVFNFVETLFDADKNFVLNPEEEIQKALLVTHGGQVLLKRG, from the coding sequence ATGCAGATCGGAATTCCAGCCGAAACTGTTGTCGGTGAAAATCGCGTCGCTGCGACGCCAGAGACAGTAAAGAAATTGATCAGCGCAGGACATAGCGTGATTATCGAACGTGGTGCAGGTGTTAAAGCTGCCTATATCGATAGTGCCTATGAACAAGTTGGTGCCAAAATTACGGATGATGCCTACACCGGCAGTCAGTTGATTTTAAAAGTTCGTGCACCGAAAGGTGAGGAAATTCAAAAACTCAACCCGAACACCACTATCGTGGCAATGTTTGATCCTTACCGTAATACTGAGCTTGACCAATTCGCGGCACAAAACGTGTCTGCATTTGCATTGGAACTTTTGCCACGAACCTTGTCTCGTGCGCAGAATATGGATGTCTTGTCTTCTCAAGCCAACCTTGCAGGTTACAAGTCGGTGCTTTTGGCTGCGGCTGAATACCAGCGCATGTTCCCGATGCTGATGACTGCTGCGGGTACGGTTAAACCGGCTCGTGTGGTGATCATGGGGGTCGGTGTAGCGGGTCTGCAAGCGATTGCAACAGCAAAACGTTTAGGTGCCATCGTTGAAGCCACGGACTTGCGTCCAACTGCCAAAGATCAGGTTGAATCTTTAGGTGGTAAATGGCTAGACGTACCGATGTCTGCTGAAGAGCAGCAAAAAGCGGCTGATGCTGCCAAAAATGGTTATGGCTGGATGCCGGGTGAAGAATACATCCGCGATCAGGCTGCAATTGTTGATAAAGCGGTATCAAATGCTGACATCGTGATTACCACAGCGCTTTTACCGGGTCGTGATGCACCGCGTTTAATCCGTGCTGAAACAGTTGCGAAAATGAAACCGGGTTCAGTGATTCTGGACATGGCAGTAGAATCTGGCGGTAACGTCGAAGGTTCGAAATGCGGTGAAACAGTCCATACCGACAATGGCGTCAAAATTCTCGGCATTCCAAATATTCCGTCGACTGTATCAACTGAAGCCTCTGCTTTATACGCTCGTAACGTATTTAACTTCGTTGAAACACTATTTGATGCGGATAAGAATTTTGTTCTGAATCCAGAAGAAGAAATTCAAAAAGCCCTACTTGTCACTCATGGCGGCCAAGTGCTGCTGAAACGTGGTTAA
- a CDS encoding NAD(P)(+) transhydrogenase (Re/Si-specific) subunit beta, producing the protein MEMIREYADWFYLIGAVLFILTLRGLSGPKTAIAGNRYGMIAMAIAVVTTFFVAENPVVWMIIGAMVLGAIVGIARARTVPMTQMPETVALMHSLVGLAAVLIAVAAIIHNNKLIELGPDLLAANGVNFHEMSRVHLFELFVGCFVGAITFTASVFAYGKLAAKKWAKTISGAWVKPVQAIIFIAMLGFGVHFFLTGNMTSFWAMTGLALAFGWVWIAPVGGGDMPVVVSLLNSFSGWAAAGIGFTLENNMLIVAGSLVGSSGAILSYIMCKAMNRSIINVLFGGAMGGAAAPIAGAGEQVQRNHRSGSADDAGFLMSNADSVVIVPGYGMAQGRAQNAVKELANILKEQGVTVRFAIHPVAGRMPGHMNVLLAEADVPYEDILEMDEINSDFPATDVVLVIGANDVVNPAAKDDPTSPIYGMPILEAHKARTIMVIKRSMATGYAGLDNDLFYNDKTMMIFGDAKKVVEDMTKAINGTGH; encoded by the coding sequence ATGGAAATGATTCGAGAATATGCGGATTGGTTCTACCTGATTGGTGCCGTTCTTTTTATCCTGACGCTACGTGGTTTATCAGGTCCTAAAACTGCGATTGCCGGTAACCGTTACGGAATGATCGCGATGGCCATTGCGGTCGTGACTACCTTCTTTGTGGCTGAGAATCCGGTTGTCTGGATGATTATTGGTGCAATGGTGCTGGGTGCAATTGTGGGTATCGCCCGTGCACGTACAGTTCCAATGACGCAGATGCCTGAAACTGTGGCGCTAATGCACTCATTGGTGGGTCTGGCTGCGGTCCTGATTGCTGTCGCTGCCATTATTCACAACAACAAACTGATTGAACTAGGTCCAGACCTGTTGGCTGCCAATGGTGTCAATTTCCATGAAATGAGCCGTGTTCATTTATTTGAACTGTTTGTGGGCTGTTTCGTGGGTGCGATTACCTTTACAGCATCAGTCTTTGCTTACGGTAAACTGGCTGCAAAGAAATGGGCAAAAACCATTTCAGGTGCATGGGTGAAACCGGTTCAGGCGATCATCTTTATTGCTATGTTAGGTTTTGGTGTTCACTTCTTCCTGACTGGCAATATGACCTCGTTCTGGGCGATGACAGGCCTTGCGCTGGCATTCGGCTGGGTATGGATTGCACCAGTCGGTGGTGGTGATATGCCAGTGGTGGTATCGCTACTCAACTCATTCTCGGGTTGGGCAGCAGCTGGTATTGGTTTTACCCTAGAAAACAACATGCTGATTGTTGCAGGTTCACTGGTGGGTTCTTCAGGTGCGATTCTTTCTTACATCATGTGTAAAGCGATGAACCGTTCCATCATCAACGTTTTGTTTGGTGGTGCGATGGGCGGTGCAGCTGCGCCGATAGCAGGAGCAGGTGAACAGGTTCAACGTAATCACCGTTCAGGTTCGGCAGATGACGCAGGCTTCCTGATGTCAAATGCGGACAGCGTGGTGATTGTACCGGGTTATGGAATGGCGCAAGGTCGTGCACAGAATGCGGTCAAAGAACTTGCGAACATCTTAAAAGAGCAGGGCGTAACCGTACGTTTTGCAATTCATCCGGTGGCAGGTCGTATGCCAGGTCATATGAACGTATTGCTGGCTGAAGCTGATGTGCCGTATGAAGATATTTTAGAGATGGATGAGATCAACTCTGACTTCCCGGCAACGGATGTGGTGCTGGTGATTGGTGCGAACGACGTTGTGAACCCTGCGGCGAAAGATGATCCAACATCGCCAATTTATGGTATGCCAATTCTGGAAGCCCATAAGGCACGTACGATTATGGTGATCAAGCGTTCTATGGCAACCGGTTATGCGGGTCTCGACAATGACTTGTTCTATAATGACAAGACCATGATGATCTTTGGTGATGCCAAGAAAGTGGTGGAAGATATGACTAAAGCCATTAATGGTACGGGTCACTAA
- a CDS encoding hydroxypyruvate isomerase family protein: MIKLAVNLSMIFTEVPLIERFALARAQGFNHAEIQFPYELTIGQIQNQLSTHQLNLCLINVPAGNLMQGGHGLAGIPGQEIEFRHAVEQAIQYATALNVPRVNILAGKQPRDCDLLPCLNTLASNLKMACSMLLEHQIEPVFEMINGTDMPRFLIQNVAQAQEMLEAVHHPALKMQYDCYHMAMMGEDVLETLQENIASIGHIQFADCPGRHQPNTGSIRYHDIFQWLKHSQYQGYVAAEYKPSGHSNDSFDWKAEFFPEHD, translated from the coding sequence ATGATTAAACTTGCCGTCAACCTGTCGATGATTTTTACCGAAGTGCCGCTGATCGAACGTTTCGCGCTGGCTCGTGCACAGGGCTTTAATCATGCGGAAATCCAGTTTCCTTATGAACTTACGATTGGCCAGATTCAAAACCAGCTCAGCACCCATCAGCTAAACTTGTGCCTGATTAATGTGCCGGCAGGTAATTTAATGCAGGGCGGTCATGGTCTGGCTGGCATTCCAGGACAGGAAATCGAGTTTCGTCATGCGGTTGAGCAGGCCATCCAGTATGCTACCGCATTGAATGTACCTCGGGTGAACATTCTGGCAGGAAAACAGCCTAGAGATTGTGATCTTTTACCCTGCCTGAATACGCTGGCGAGTAACCTAAAAATGGCCTGTTCAATGCTGCTTGAGCATCAAATTGAACCGGTCTTCGAAATGATCAATGGCACCGATATGCCACGTTTTTTGATTCAAAATGTTGCCCAAGCCCAGGAAATGCTGGAAGCGGTACATCATCCGGCCTTAAAAATGCAGTATGACTGTTACCACATGGCAATGATGGGCGAAGATGTCCTGGAAACTTTGCAAGAAAATATTGCCTCGATTGGTCATATCCAGTTTGCGGATTGTCCGGGACGACATCAACCCAATACGGGCTCAATTCGATATCATGATATATTTCAGTGGTTAAAACATAGTCAATATCAAGGTTATGTCGCTGCCGAGTATAAACCCAGCGGACATTCCAACGATTCCTTTGACTGGAAAGCTGAGTTCTTTCCGGAGCATGACTGA
- the rsfS gene encoding ribosome silencing factor has product MNLEPSPSASNSHDLTMNSNSQAVQDCLKVVHAALEDVKAKEIVELDVSGISNVADAMVIASGTSTRHIKSLANNVAEEARKAGFRPLGIEGERDAEWILIDLGYVVVHCMLPTARKFYDLESLWRNPTDTDSVA; this is encoded by the coding sequence ATGAATTTAGAACCATCGCCCAGCGCTTCTAATTCTCACGATCTTACTATGAATTCAAATTCTCAAGCTGTACAGGACTGCTTAAAAGTCGTACATGCTGCACTTGAAGATGTAAAAGCAAAAGAAATTGTTGAGCTTGATGTCAGCGGTATCAGTAATGTGGCTGATGCTATGGTCATTGCAAGCGGTACATCGACACGTCACATCAAATCATTGGCCAATAACGTTGCTGAAGAAGCACGTAAAGCTGGCTTCCGCCCTCTTGGTATTGAAGGCGAACGTGATGCTGAATGGATCCTCATCGACCTTGGTTATGTGGTGGTTCATTGTATGCTTCCAACAGCGCGTAAATTCTATGACCTAGAAAGCTTATGGCGCAATCCTACAGATACTGACTCTGTAGCGTAA